Proteins encoded in a region of the Bacillus sp. T3 genome:
- a CDS encoding polysaccharide deacetylase family protein, whose translation MNRVFRWIVRSLFAPVTGNARAIASTLGFFLAFLPLNSFRIPLLFAFSLLLRLNIIALFLGMLITIFIPNIRELPSLDLGRFEYYWLFSTLKNTLLSSKSLASGAFGGLIGLVCYFFFHWFYNLGLKKRVLNQEHIFLDPAKRRWSIIKRMSAGFTVLIILVSTIFMESLSTNPVFPELELNKRTAHGGFEPINTSFCKEELSAQIKNANPSTLSQKNMSKNLITTKQEVYGFYVNWDKNSKTSFNKNIHSITTLVPEWLQLTPDHTLKASTDQSIAQEAKAHEIKVLPLVNNFINNKWDGDLLHRLFTTPGAEDRFIKDMLAYVRTNGFDGINIDFEEINKGDKDHFTDFMGNVYAAFHEHSLMVTVDVPPNNNSFDYETLAKRADRLIVMLYDQNHSMSKPGPVAPTYWVKESLNQPNIPSEKLVAGLGNYGYDWEEQSSQPATAMTFANIMALGNDTNLKIQWNKDTGNPYLRYKLNEKKHIVWFLDAATFHNQMKLAMDSGTKGIAVWRLGSEDPSIWNLINKPKEVADPTTALQTLVSPEPDRLTGAGEILKIASQSEKGKRIIQLDEYGMIQTETYNKLPKRSDVIRYGKPKTKEIVLSFDDGPNPTYTPQILDILEKNNIKATFFIVGANALQHPKLVKRLHKEGHEIGNHTFTHPDVTSITPSQLRMELNANQRLFQGITGHSMTLFRPPYIADSKLGTKSELAAVMQAQEMGYTMVGQSIDSDDWKNLSSNDIVNTVLNQLPEGNVILLHDAGGDRSNMVKALPVIIKELKARGYTFTTIGDLIGKTDGEIMPPVTQDSHFLVYDKAVFKILQGWHFGVSFLFYSAILLGIVRLAVFVFLSRRQVKRNKQTRIDPDFTPFVSIVIAAYNEEKVICNTIHSILSSDYPNFEILMIDDGSKDHTAVVVEESYANNSIVRLIKKANGGKSSAVNIGFKEAKGEIVVALDADTLIAENAISLLVNHFKNEQVAAVSGNVKVGNKGNLLTNWQHIEYVTGFNLERRAFAALNCITVVPGAIGAWRKSAVEEAGYFKEDTLAEDTDITLTLLRNGKKIEFEEKAYAYTEVPEDIKSLAKQRYRWVYGTLQCLWKHREALFNKKHHSLGYIALPNMWIFQYIYQTIAPIADLLFLLALFTGNPGKAAIGFTLFYLLDFITSLYAFRLEKENPKPLVSLFLQRILYKQLMTYVVIKSLFSAIKGVTVGWNKLKRKGNVTQETSIVKVDEYM comes from the coding sequence GTGAATCGAGTTTTTAGGTGGATTGTCCGATCCTTGTTTGCACCTGTTACTGGAAATGCCAGAGCGATTGCGAGTACACTTGGTTTTTTTCTAGCCTTTTTACCTTTAAATAGTTTTAGAATTCCATTATTGTTTGCTTTTTCACTTTTGTTGCGCCTTAATATTATCGCCTTATTTCTTGGAATGTTGATTACAATTTTTATTCCTAACATTCGGGAATTACCCTCACTGGATTTAGGTAGATTTGAATATTACTGGCTCTTTTCTACACTGAAAAATACACTATTATCTTCAAAGTCCCTTGCCTCTGGTGCCTTTGGTGGATTAATTGGTCTTGTTTGCTATTTTTTCTTCCATTGGTTTTACAATTTAGGGCTAAAAAAAAGGGTGCTAAATCAGGAACATATTTTTCTTGATCCTGCAAAGAGACGCTGGTCAATCATTAAACGAATGAGTGCAGGCTTTACCGTGTTAATTATTTTAGTGTCAACTATTTTTATGGAAAGCCTAAGTACCAACCCAGTTTTTCCTGAGCTGGAACTAAATAAAAGAACAGCTCATGGCGGGTTTGAGCCGATAAATACAAGTTTCTGTAAAGAAGAACTATCAGCACAGATTAAAAATGCGAATCCTTCCACTCTCAGCCAAAAAAACATGAGTAAAAATCTAATCACGACCAAACAAGAAGTCTATGGATTTTACGTCAATTGGGACAAAAACAGCAAAACCTCTTTCAATAAAAATATTCATTCTATTACTACATTAGTGCCGGAATGGCTGCAGCTTACGCCGGATCACACGCTTAAAGCCAGCACTGACCAATCTATTGCTCAAGAGGCAAAAGCACATGAGATAAAGGTTCTCCCATTAGTGAATAATTTTATTAATAATAAATGGGATGGGGATTTACTGCACCGGTTATTTACTACTCCAGGTGCTGAAGACCGTTTTATTAAAGATATGCTTGCTTATGTGAGAACAAATGGCTTTGACGGTATTAATATCGACTTTGAAGAAATTAATAAAGGTGACAAGGATCATTTTACAGATTTTATGGGTAATGTTTATGCAGCATTCCATGAACATAGCCTTATGGTCACGGTGGATGTTCCGCCAAATAACAATAGTTTTGACTATGAAACACTAGCAAAAAGGGCTGATCGCCTGATTGTCATGCTCTATGACCAAAACCATTCGATGAGTAAGCCTGGACCTGTAGCTCCAACATATTGGGTAAAGGAAAGCTTAAACCAACCCAATATTCCTTCCGAAAAACTGGTTGCGGGATTAGGAAACTATGGCTACGACTGGGAAGAACAATCGAGCCAGCCTGCCACTGCCATGACGTTCGCGAATATCATGGCTTTGGGGAATGATACGAATCTCAAAATCCAATGGAATAAGGATACTGGGAACCCTTATTTACGCTACAAACTAAATGAAAAAAAACATATCGTTTGGTTCTTAGATGCTGCTACATTTCATAATCAAATGAAGTTGGCAATGGACAGCGGCACAAAGGGAATAGCCGTTTGGAGGCTCGGTTCAGAAGATCCATCTATCTGGAATTTGATTAATAAACCAAAAGAAGTAGCCGATCCAACAACTGCCCTTCAAACCCTGGTTAGTCCTGAGCCTGATCGCCTTACAGGTGCTGGCGAGATTCTAAAAATAGCTTCTCAATCAGAAAAAGGGAAAAGAATCATTCAATTGGATGAATACGGAATGATTCAAACTGAAACCTATAATAAATTACCGAAGCGGTCTGATGTAATTCGGTATGGTAAACCGAAAACTAAGGAAATCGTCCTTTCTTTTGATGACGGCCCGAATCCAACCTATACACCACAAATATTGGACATATTAGAAAAGAACAACATTAAAGCGACCTTCTTTATTGTCGGAGCGAACGCATTGCAGCACCCAAAACTTGTTAAAAGATTGCATAAGGAAGGCCACGAAATAGGAAACCATACTTTCACGCATCCTGATGTTACCTCCATTACTCCATCGCAACTGAGAATGGAGCTGAATGCGAATCAGCGTTTATTCCAAGGGATTACAGGTCACTCCATGACTCTTTTCCGCCCGCCTTATATTGCCGATTCGAAGTTGGGAACAAAAAGTGAACTGGCAGCTGTCATGCAAGCACAGGAAATGGGTTATACCATGGTCGGTCAATCAATTGACTCTGATGATTGGAAAAACCTTTCTAGCAATGACATTGTCAATACTGTATTAAATCAGCTGCCGGAAGGAAATGTGATTTTGCTGCATGATGCCGGTGGTGACCGCTCCAATATGGTAAAAGCCTTACCTGTTATCATTAAAGAACTAAAGGCGCGCGGCTACACATTTACCACAATCGGTGATCTAATCGGAAAAACGGATGGTGAGATCATGCCCCCTGTTACTCAGGACAGCCATTTTTTAGTTTATGATAAGGCTGTATTTAAAATCCTCCAGGGCTGGCACTTTGGAGTAAGCTTCCTGTTCTATTCAGCGATTCTTTTAGGAATCGTTCGGTTGGCGGTCTTTGTTTTTCTTTCCAGAAGGCAGGTAAAGAGAAATAAACAGACCAGGATTGACCCTGACTTTACCCCTTTTGTCAGCATCGTTATTGCTGCCTATAATGAGGAAAAAGTCATTTGCAATACCATTCATTCAATTTTATCTAGTGATTACCCAAACTTTGAGATATTAATGATCGACGACGGATCAAAGGATCATACTGCTGTTGTAGTTGAAGAAAGTTATGCAAACAATTCCATAGTCAGATTAATTAAAAAAGCCAACGGAGGAAAATCGTCAGCTGTTAATATCGGGTTTAAAGAAGCTAAGGGAGAAATTGTGGTTGCGCTGGACGCTGATACACTCATCGCAGAGAATGCTATCTCTTTGCTTGTTAACCATTTCAAGAATGAACAGGTTGCAGCTGTTTCTGGTAATGTAAAGGTCGGCAATAAAGGGAACCTCCTGACAAACTGGCAGCATATCGAATATGTGACAGGCTTTAACCTGGAGAGACGGGCCTTTGCGGCGCTCAATTGCATTACGGTCGTACCAGGTGCAATCGGGGCATGGAGAAAGTCGGCGGTAGAAGAAGCGGGATACTTTAAAGAGGACACTCTAGCAGAGGATACCGATATCACACTTACACTTTTACGGAATGGGAAAAAGATTGAATTTGAAGAAAAGGCTTATGCCTATACAGAAGTGCCTGAAGATATTAAAAGCCTGGCAAAGCAACGTTATCGATGGGTTTATGGGACATTACAATGCTTATGGAAGCATCGTGAGGCTTTATTTAATAAAAAACATCACTCATTAGGCTATATTGCCCTTCCAAACATGTGGATTTTCCAATATATTTATCAAACTATCGCGCCGATTGCGGATCTATTGTTCCTTTTGGCTTTATTTACTGGAAATCCCGGAAAAGCAGCTATTGGGTTTACATTGTTCTACTTACTAGATTTCATTACATCTCTATATGCGTTTCGATTGGAGAAGGAAAATCCGAAACCACTGGTTTCCCTGTTTCTGCAACGAATCTTGTACAAACAGCTAATGACCTATGTCGTGATCAAATCACTCTTCTCCGCAATCAAGGGTGTAACAGTAGGTTGGAATAAACTTAAACGAAAAGGCAATGTAACCCAAGAAACCTCTATCGTGAAAGTGGACGAATATATGTAA
- a CDS encoding aminotransferase class I/II-fold pyridoxal phosphate-dependent enzyme, which translates to MSFATWGQPIPSLKSLDEEERVIYLGTFSKSFLPSARLSYIVLPPSLMVLYSRKFEAYNQAVSPMIQKAMALFMQSGEFERHIRRIRKLYQRKHQALLRSIEQYMGTQVKIVGEKSGLHILLKLKGISTPELIERGLKKGVKVYSRHGFGITHPQTVIPISC; encoded by the coding sequence GTGAGTTTCGCTACCTGGGGCCAACCGATTCCGTCGTTGAAATCGCTTGATGAAGAGGAAAGGGTAATTTATTTAGGGACGTTTTCTAAATCCTTTCTACCATCAGCTCGGTTAAGTTATATTGTTCTTCCACCCTCGTTAATGGTTCTATATTCTCGCAAGTTTGAGGCTTATAACCAAGCTGTCTCTCCGATGATTCAGAAAGCAATGGCTCTGTTTATGCAATCTGGAGAATTCGAACGGCATATTCGTAGAATACGCAAGCTGTATCAAAGAAAACATCAGGCTCTACTAAGAAGTATTGAACAATATATGGGCACTCAAGTAAAAATTGTCGGCGAAAAATCAGGCTTACATATCCTATTAAAGCTTAAAGGTATATCAACCCCAGAGCTGATCGAAAGGGGTTTAAAGAAGGGGGTAAAAGTATATTCCCGGCACGGTTTTGGTATAACCCATCCCCAGACAGTCATTCCTATATCATGTTAG
- a CDS encoding PLP-dependent aminotransferase family protein has product MELTPFLDKKLPEPLYSQLYNWIKKEIEEGRLLTGTKLPSIRQLTNHLKVSRNTVEAAYQQLQSEGYLESVPKSGIWVAEMEQPLLHPIVVEQLINLEVKPSSDIVVDFEYGNVDLEKFPLKQWIKCLSESVDQENNWLFQYSEKQGEFELRQEISNYLLQSRGVRSSPEQIIITAGTQASIMLLCQLLELHGKSVAMEEPGYSGVRSVLEDQECHIEPVPLEKDGLSMEHLHACSANAVYVTPSHQFPVGMVLPFSKRMQLLKWAYQTGGYIIEDDYDGEFRYLGPTDSVVEIA; this is encoded by the coding sequence ATGGAACTTACCCCTTTTTTAGATAAGAAATTACCAGAGCCTTTATACAGTCAGTTGTATAATTGGATTAAGAAGGAAATTGAAGAAGGAAGACTGTTGACTGGAACGAAGCTGCCATCGATTCGCCAGCTAACGAATCATTTAAAGGTCAGTCGAAACACGGTGGAGGCTGCCTATCAGCAGTTACAATCAGAAGGGTACCTCGAAAGTGTCCCTAAAAGTGGAATATGGGTAGCGGAGATGGAGCAGCCGCTACTGCATCCGATTGTGGTGGAACAGCTTATTAATTTGGAGGTTAAACCATCAAGCGATATCGTTGTCGATTTTGAATATGGGAATGTAGATCTTGAAAAGTTCCCCTTGAAGCAGTGGATAAAGTGTTTATCCGAGTCGGTTGATCAAGAGAACAATTGGTTATTTCAGTATAGCGAAAAACAGGGTGAGTTCGAATTGAGGCAGGAGATTTCAAACTATTTACTGCAATCCAGAGGTGTCCGTTCTTCACCAGAACAGATTATTATTACCGCCGGAACACAGGCCTCCATAATGTTGCTCTGTCAGCTTTTAGAACTCCACGGAAAATCTGTCGCTATGGAAGAACCTGGATACAGTGGAGTGCGTTCGGTCTTAGAAGATCAAGAGTGCCATATCGAACCTGTGCCCCTTGAGAAAGATGGTTTATCAATGGAGCACTTGCACGCGTGCAGTGCAAACGCCGTATACGTAACGCCTTCTCATCAATTTCCAGTCGGGATGGTTTTGCCTTTTTCGAAAAGAATGCAATTACTAAAATGGGCTTATCAAACGGGTGGATACATTATTGAGGATGATTATGACGGTGAGTTTCGCTACCTGGGGCCAACCGATTCCGTCGTTGAAATCGCTTGA
- a CDS encoding pyridoxamine 5'-phosphate oxidase family protein yields the protein MHKVRQEKLVCRDDKRIDQFLSQARIGYLGLTDGELPYVVPLNFIWMNDALYFHGASQGRKIELIQANTNCCFTVAEDYGTMVSPIPAKTDTAYMSVMLFGELETVTDLDEATTVMQAILDKYVPGYYDNNLSPSHVEKYRSSLGSHTVVFRLTPSIRTAKENQLDTGRAFYPGRKIEAGS from the coding sequence ATGCATAAGGTTCGCCAAGAAAAGTTAGTATGTAGAGATGATAAGCGGATTGATCAATTTTTAAGCCAGGCACGGATAGGTTACCTTGGTTTAACAGATGGGGAACTGCCTTATGTTGTCCCGTTGAATTTTATCTGGATGAATGACGCTTTATACTTTCATGGAGCGTCGCAAGGGAGAAAAATTGAATTGATTCAGGCCAATACCAATTGTTGTTTTACAGTAGCTGAGGATTACGGAACGATGGTTAGTCCGATACCAGCCAAGACAGATACTGCTTACATGAGTGTAATGCTGTTTGGCGAACTCGAAACGGTAACGGATTTAGACGAAGCGACAACGGTAATGCAGGCCATTCTCGATAAGTATGTGCCAGGCTACTATGATAATAACCTTTCACCGTCTCATGTAGAGAAGTACCGCTCGTCTTTAGGGAGTCATACGGTTGTTTTCAGGCTTACTCCAAGTATACGAACGGCAAAGGAGAATCAGTTGGATACCGGGCGGGCTTTTTATCCGGGCAGGAAGATTGAGGCGGGTAGCTAA
- a CDS encoding DUF1697 domain-containing protein: MRKYIAFLRGINVGGKNKISMPELKNVFEQNGFKDVVTYINSGNIIFTCDYKDEKKLKEECEVLITNKFQLTIPVSIIAVNDLIAALNHAPLWWGHDKDSKHNTIFVIPPTTVEEVIESVGVIKPEYEKVDHYGRVIFWSAPIETFSRTRWSKIVGSSLYDSITIRNSNTVRKLLQLADR; the protein is encoded by the coding sequence ATGAGGAAGTATATTGCTTTTCTGCGAGGTATCAATGTTGGTGGGAAAAATAAAATTTCTATGCCCGAACTAAAGAATGTATTTGAGCAAAATGGTTTTAAGGATGTTGTTACTTATATAAACAGCGGAAATATAATTTTCACCTGTGATTATAAAGATGAGAAAAAGCTTAAAGAAGAATGCGAAGTATTAATTACGAATAAATTTCAGTTAACTATCCCTGTTTCCATTATAGCTGTAAATGACCTTATTGCGGCACTTAACCATGCACCATTATGGTGGGGGCATGACAAGGACTCAAAGCATAATACCATATTTGTGATACCACCAACTACCGTGGAGGAAGTGATTGAGAGTGTTGGGGTAATTAAACCTGAATATGAAAAAGTTGATCATTATGGTAGAGTGATTTTTTGGTCTGCGCCTATCGAAACCTTTTCAAGAACCCGGTGGTCAAAGATTGTCGGTTCGTCTTTGTATGATAGCATTACAATCCGAAATTCAAACACGGTAAGAAAACTATTACAGCTTGCAGACAGATGA
- a CDS encoding oxidoreductase, with amino-acid sequence MSSKIVVITGANSGLGLETAKYFVSMGNEVVMAVRDVIKGETAKNELLRLFPDGKIDVLYLDLAKLKSVYQFADEFSRKYNSLDLLINNAGVMIPPYSRTEEGFELQFGCNHLGHFALTGLLLPFLEKGEHPRVVTLSSIAHRNGIIDFDNLDGSMGYKAMKFYSQSKLANLLFAKELDERLKRNGYKTISLAAHPGISSTNLFRIGKEKAPWYITPIIKLIAQPAEKGALPTIMAAIDQKLVGGEYIGPDGAGNRKGNPTVETPHSKIYNKETMQKLWDVSEQLTSVKFNLK; translated from the coding sequence ATATCTAGTAAAATAGTTGTTATTACAGGCGCAAACAGTGGACTAGGACTTGAAACCGCCAAATATTTTGTAAGTATGGGAAATGAAGTGGTCATGGCTGTGAGAGATGTAATTAAAGGAGAAACAGCAAAGAACGAGTTGCTACGGTTATTTCCAGACGGAAAAATAGATGTTCTTTATCTAGATTTAGCAAAATTAAAAAGTGTTTATCAGTTTGCAGATGAATTTTCCCGAAAATACAATTCTTTAGATTTATTAATTAATAATGCTGGTGTTATGATTCCTCCTTATTCACGAACGGAAGAAGGATTTGAGCTACAATTCGGATGCAATCATTTAGGACATTTTGCCTTAACAGGTTTACTGCTTCCTTTCTTAGAAAAAGGAGAACACCCTCGTGTTGTCACACTAAGTTCCATCGCTCATCGAAATGGTATTATTGATTTTGATAATTTGGATGGTTCAATGGGTTATAAAGCAATGAAATTTTATTCACAAAGTAAGCTAGCAAACCTTTTATTTGCCAAGGAGTTAGATGAACGTTTAAAGCGCAATGGCTATAAAACAATAAGCTTAGCTGCACACCCAGGGATATCCTCTACCAATCTTTTTAGAATTGGAAAAGAAAAAGCACCTTGGTATATTACTCCGATTATTAAACTAATAGCGCAACCTGCTGAAAAAGGGGCATTACCCACAATAATGGCAGCAATAGACCAAAAATTAGTAGGCGGGGAATATATCGGCCCGGATGGTGCAGGAAATCGCAAAGGGAATCCGACGGTGGAAACACCTCACTCAAAAATCTATAACAAAGAAACGATGCAGAAGTTATGGGATGTTTCGGAGCAATTGACTTCGGTAAAATTTAATCTTAAATAG
- a CDS encoding NAD(P)/FAD-dependent oxidoreductase, which produces MINVVRNIRKKIERLGGEVCFETKMKELIIENGEVRGVVLESQGESQTIETDAVVLAIGHSARDTFYMLKDLGVDMIPKPFAVGVRIEHHQKDIDLQQFGSFANNPLLGASEYKLNAHLPTGRGVYTFCMCPGGHVVAAASEKNTVVTNGMSYSARSGENANSALLVSVTPKDFDGDVLAAIEFQRKLERKAFELGGRNYFAPVQLVGDFLENKGSKQLGDVIPTYTPGVTPTDLRECLDDFIIDSLKDGLRAMDKKLAGFIKHDAVLSAVESRSSSPATIKRNPLTFESNIKGLYPCGEGAGYAGGITSSAVDGIKCAEAIMEIED; this is translated from the coding sequence TTGATCAATGTTGTTAGAAATATTCGAAAAAAAATCGAACGTCTTGGTGGAGAAGTGTGTTTTGAAACGAAAATGAAGGAGCTTATCATTGAAAATGGTGAAGTTCGAGGCGTGGTGCTTGAAAGCCAAGGAGAATCCCAGACTATCGAAACCGATGCTGTAGTATTGGCGATCGGGCATAGTGCTCGAGATACTTTTTATATGTTAAAGGATTTAGGTGTAGACATGATACCTAAGCCATTTGCAGTTGGTGTACGGATTGAACATCACCAAAAAGACATCGATTTACAGCAATTCGGTAGCTTTGCAAATAATCCACTACTAGGTGCATCTGAATATAAGCTGAATGCTCATCTTCCCACTGGACGAGGTGTTTACACGTTTTGTATGTGCCCTGGAGGACATGTTGTTGCAGCTGCATCAGAAAAAAATACTGTCGTGACAAATGGGATGAGCTATAGCGCAAGAAGTGGTGAAAATGCGAACAGTGCTTTGCTTGTTTCTGTCACGCCAAAGGATTTTGATGGTGATGTTTTGGCGGCAATCGAATTTCAAAGAAAACTTGAGCGAAAAGCATTTGAACTAGGTGGCAGAAATTATTTTGCACCTGTACAGTTGGTCGGCGATTTCTTAGAAAATAAGGGTAGTAAACAACTTGGTGATGTTATTCCAACATATACCCCAGGTGTTACTCCAACGGATTTAAGAGAATGTCTCGATGATTTTATTATTGATAGTTTAAAAGATGGGTTGCGCGCAATGGATAAAAAACTTGCTGGCTTTATCAAACACGATGCCGTTTTATCAGCTGTAGAAAGCCGAAGCTCTTCACCAGCTACCATTAAGCGAAATCCGCTCACTTTTGAGTCAAACATCAAAGGGCTATACCCTTGCGGTGAAGGTGCAGGTTATGCTGGAGGGATCACGTCTAGTGCTGTTGACGGTATAAAATGTGCAGAAGCAATAATGGAGATTGAAGATTAG
- a CDS encoding FAD-binding protein, producing the protein MLRISNIKLRADFNPSKENELLAQKIQKILRVKQDKILSFHISKKSIDAREKNNVQLVYTVDVEIENERTYLGIKNVSSFEPVEYVNKKTKKNIRPVVVGSGPAGLFSALVLAEHGLNPIVVEQGMDVDKRKMAVEKFWKDGELQTGSNVQFGEGGAGTFSDGKLTTGIKNTRIPKVLKELIEAGALVKLLIYQSRILERTF; encoded by the coding sequence ATGTTAAGAATAAGTAATATTAAGCTTCGTGCTGATTTTAATCCAAGTAAGGAAAATGAACTTTTAGCTCAGAAAATCCAGAAAATACTAAGGGTCAAGCAGGACAAAATATTGTCTTTTCATATTTCTAAGAAGTCAATTGACGCAAGGGAAAAAAATAATGTCCAGCTTGTTTATACTGTTGATGTAGAAATTGAAAATGAAAGAACGTATTTAGGGATAAAAAATGTCTCATCTTTTGAACCGGTAGAATATGTGAATAAGAAAACTAAAAAAAACATCCGTCCTGTAGTAGTGGGCAGTGGACCAGCAGGGCTTTTCAGTGCCTTAGTGCTTGCAGAACATGGTTTAAACCCCATTGTTGTAGAGCAGGGAATGGACGTCGATAAAAGAAAAATGGCAGTTGAAAAATTTTGGAAAGACGGAGAACTTCAAACGGGTAGTAATGTGCAATTTGGTGAAGGTGGAGCTGGAACATTTTCAGATGGGAAATTGACTACCGGTATAAAAAATACGAGAATTCCAAAGGTACTAAAGGAATTGATAGAAGCCGGTGCCCTAGTAAAATTGCTTATTTATCAAAGCCGCATATTGGAACGGACATTTTGA
- a CDS encoding DUF4256 domain-containing protein: protein MKNEKRKLSPEQREEILGILKARFEKNMNRHKGLEWANVQAKLETNTEKLWSLNEMERTGGEPDVIGYDKMTDEYIFYDCSAESPKGRRSVCYDREALESRKQHKPENNAIDMATELGIELLTEEQYRELQRLGNFDMKTSSWVKTPSNIRKLGGAIFCDRRYDTVFVYHNGAESYYAARGFRGSLTV, encoded by the coding sequence ATGAAAAATGAAAAAAGGAAGTTGTCACCAGAGCAACGTGAAGAAATACTCGGAATATTGAAAGCTCGTTTTGAAAAAAACATGAATCGCCATAAAGGGCTTGAATGGGCAAATGTACAAGCGAAGCTAGAAACTAATACAGAAAAGCTGTGGTCGCTCAATGAAATGGAAAGAACTGGCGGTGAACCGGATGTTATTGGTTATGATAAAATGACGGATGAGTATATTTTTTATGATTGTTCAGCCGAAAGTCCTAAAGGTCGCAGAAGTGTTTGTTATGACCGTGAGGCACTGGAGTCAAGGAAACAACATAAACCAGAAAATAATGCGATTGATATGGCTACTGAATTGGGCATTGAGCTTTTAACGGAAGAACAATATCGGGAGTTGCAGAGACTTGGAAATTTCGATATGAAAACATCGAGCTGGGTGAAAACACCCTCTAATATTAGAAAACTCGGTGGGGCGATCTTTTGTGATCGTCGTTACGACACTGTATTTGTGTACCATAATGGAGCAGAATCCTACTATGCCGCTAGGGGTTTCCGTGGCTCGCTTACGGTTTAG
- a CDS encoding DUF378 domain-containing protein: MKVLQRIALTLVIIGAINWGLIGLFNFDLVAALFGGQDSFLSRVIYSLVGLSGLICLTLLFKQWEVTDTKEEANNRRNYGKLNYGTEFGEETDLSHLKNSAREDE, encoded by the coding sequence ATGAAAGTTTTACAAAGAATTGCCTTAACATTAGTTATCATTGGGGCTATAAATTGGGGATTAATCGGTTTATTTAATTTTGATTTAGTAGCGGCATTATTTGGTGGACAAGACTCTTTTTTATCAAGAGTTATTTATAGTCTGGTTGGCCTTAGTGGATTAATCTGTTTAACCCTATTGTTTAAGCAATGGGAAGTGACTGATACGAAAGAAGAGGCTAATAATAGGAGAAACTACGGTAAACTTAATTATGGAACTGAATTTGGTGAAGAAACTGACTTATCCCATTTAAAAAACTCTGCCAGAGAAGATGAATAA
- the murI gene encoding glutamate racemase, which translates to MKIGFFDSGIGGMTVLHQALRFLPNEDYIFYADTLHVPYGEKPKEEVREYIFNAVDFMANQGVKALVIACNTATSIAVDELRQKYDFPILGIEPAVKPAVQSCGEKRKKVLVLATNLTLREEKFHNLVKSLDHHDIVESLPLPGLVEFAENFEFREEKVVPYLKEKLSALDLQRYGTIVLGCTHFPYFKNSIKKIFPEEVDIISGSIGTAKNLKRILEERNQINDGTGNISFFKSGLKVEDKETLSNYNELLIMLDRI; encoded by the coding sequence ATGAAAATAGGTTTTTTTGATTCTGGAATAGGTGGAATGACCGTACTACATCAAGCTTTGAGGTTTCTACCGAATGAAGATTACATATTTTATGCGGATACTTTACATGTTCCATATGGTGAAAAACCAAAAGAAGAGGTAAGGGAATATATATTTAATGCAGTGGACTTTATGGCTAATCAAGGAGTTAAAGCATTAGTCATTGCATGTAACACTGCAACAAGTATCGCAGTGGATGAACTTCGCCAAAAGTATGATTTCCCTATTTTGGGTATTGAACCAGCCGTAAAACCTGCTGTTCAAAGCTGTGGAGAAAAAAGAAAAAAGGTATTAGTGTTGGCAACTAATTTGACGCTCAGAGAGGAAAAGTTTCATAACCTTGTGAAAAGTTTAGACCATCACGATATTGTTGAAAGTCTACCGCTTCCTGGTCTTGTCGAATTTGCTGAGAATTTCGAATTCAGAGAAGAGAAGGTTGTACCATATTTAAAAGAAAAACTATCCGCGCTTGATTTACAACGATATGGAACGATTGTTCTTGGATGCACCCATTTCCCTTATTTTAAAAATAGTATTAAGAAAATATTTCCTGAAGAAGTGGATATTATTTCTGGAAGTATTGGAACTGCCAAAAACTTAAAACGAATTCTCGAAGAAAGAAATCAAATTAACGATGGAACAGGGAATATTTCGTTTTTTAAATCTGGTCTTAAAGTTGAAGATAAAGAAACCTTATCGAATTATAATGAGTTATTAATAATGTTAGACAGGATATAA